One Solanum pennellii chromosome 10, SPENNV200 genomic region harbors:
- the LOC107002545 gene encoding 30S ribosomal protein S10, chloroplastic has translation MAISSSSLSAALFPMCNSSSISAQPKFSLLSLHSNSVKLQVFNQSRVSTTKVFASPEVLDAQNVEADVEDIPAASTLSIGGDSDKAAPKQKIRIKLRSYWVPLIEDSCKQIMDAARTTNAKTVGPVPLPTKKRIYCVLKSPHVHKDARFHFEIRTHQRLIDILYPTAQTIDKLMLLDLPAGVDVEVKL, from the exons ATGGCGATTTCATCGTCTTCACTCTCAGCAGCTCTTTTTCCAATGtgtaattcatcttccatttctGCACAACCCAAGTTTTCTCTTCTGTCTTTGCATTCAAATTCTGTTAAGTTACAAGTTTTCAACCAATCTCGAGTGTCTACAACTAAGGTTTTTGCTTCTCCTGAAGTTTTGGATGCCCAGAATGTTGAAGCTGATGTTGAG GATATTCCAGCTGCTTCAACGCTGAGTATTGGTGGTGACTCTGATAAG GCAGCTCCAAAGCAGAAGATTAGGATCAAATTGAGGTCATACTGGGTACCCCTAATAGAAGACTCTTGTAAGCAAATTATGGATGCTGCAAGAACGACAAATGCAAAGACCGTAGGTCCTGTACCACTGCCCACCAAAAAGAGAATTTACTGTGTCCTCAAATCTCCACATGTTCACAAAGATGCCAGGTTCCATTTCGAAATAAGAACTCATCAACGTCTTATTGACATTCTTTACCCGACTGCCCAAACTATCGACAAGTTAATGTTGCTTGACCTTCCTGCTGGTGTTGATGTGGAGGTCAAGCTCTGA
- the LOC107032141 gene encoding serine acetyltransferase 1, chloroplastic-like, with amino-acid sequence MSTNLLGSPFLLKNVLTISPYNNNKLSIFTIKACLHSSRTKTPNPNKSQIDDHVYNYKKYCTPNFPDHVSQTPISEKELKNTKNGGILDDFEKKGVLDLWLKMQDEARFDVEQEPILENYYKNSILVQDCMESALAYHLSLKLSNSSLPSDALFELFMGVLIEDQELIFDVTDDLRAVKERDPACVSYVHCFLNFKGFLACQAHRISHGLWSKGRKIVALVIQNRVCEVFAVDIHPGAKIGSGILLDHATGVVIGETAVIGNNVSILHNVTLGGTGKVCGDRHPKIGDGVLIGAGTCVLGNVRIEDGAKIGAGSVVLMEVPARTTAVGNPARLIGGKENPIKLDKIPSLTMDHTSHMSDWSDYVI; translated from the coding sequence ATGTCCACTAATTTACTTGGATCACCATTTCTTCTCAAAAATGTACTAACAATTTCTCCTTATAACAACAATAAACTCTCCATTTTCACCATTAAAGCTTGTTTACACTCTTCAAGAACCAAAACCCCTAACCCAAACAAGTCTCAAATTGATGATCATGTCTAcaactataaaaaatattgcacACCCAATTTCCCTGACCATGTTTCTCAAACTCCCATTTCAGAAAAAGAGCTAAAAAACACCAAGAATGGTGGAATTTTggatgattttgaaaaaaaaggtgTTCTTGATTTATGGTTAaaaatgcaagatgaggctagATTTGATGTTGAGCAAGAACCCATTTTGgaaaattactataaaaattcaatcttgGTTCAAGATTGTATGGAAAGTGCTTTGGCATACCATTTGTCTTTGAAATTGAGCAATTCAAGTTTACCTAGTGATGCCCTTTTTGAGCTTTTCATGGGAGTGTTGATAGAGGATCAAGAATTGATTTTTGATGTTACAGATGATTTAAGAGCTGTTAAAGAAAGGGATCCTGCTTGTGTCAGTTATGTTCACtgtttcttgaattttaaaggttttttaGCATGTCAAGCACATAGGATATCACATGGGTTATGGTCTAAAGGTAGAAAGATTGTAGCTTTAGTTATACAAAATAGGGTGTGTGAAGTTTTTGCTGTTGATATTCATCCTGGTGCTAAAATTGGTAGTGGGATTTTGCTTGATCATGCTACTGGTGTTGTTATTGGTGAAACAGCTGTGATTGGTAATAATGTGTCAATTTTGCATAATGTGACATTAGGTGGTACTGGTAAAGTGTGTGGTGATAGGCATCCAAAGATTGGTGATGGTGTGTTGATTGGTGCTGGTACTTGTGTTCTTGGAAATGTTAGAATTGAAGATGGTGCTAAGATTGGTGCTGGTTCTGTTGTGTTAATGGAAGTGCCTGCAAGAACTACTGCTGTGGGGAATCCAGCTAGGTTGATTGGTGGAAAAGAAAATCCAATCAAACTTGATAAAATTCCTAGTTTGACAATGGACCATACTTCACATATGTCTGATTGGTCTGATTATGTAATTTAG
- the LOC107001818 gene encoding sodium/hydrogen exchanger 4 isoform X1: MALFNYVNFIGHKNSHEMVVPITLFVAILCICLVIGSLFEENRWVNESITAIIIGLISGTIILLISKGKSSHILRFNEEVFFIYLLPPIIFNAGFQVKKKQFFHNFLTIMSFGVIGVFISSSIIASGSWWIFPKLNFNGLTIRDYLGIGAIFSSTDTVCTLQVLHQDETPLLYSLVFGEGVVNDATSVVLFNAVQKIDVARFNGWSAFHVFLDFLYLFSTSTCLGVAVGLITSYILKGLYFGRHSTVREISLMLLMAYLSYMLAELWNLSGILTVFFSGILMSHYAWHNVTDSSRITTRHAFEAMSFIAETFIFLYVGMDALDIEKWKMSQQSLAGSVWTSMGIYVTVLVLMAIGRAAFVFPLSVLSNFMNRNARRTPPITFKHQIVIWWAGLMRGAVSIALAFKQFTFSGVTIDPVHAVMVTTTVVVVLFSTLVFGFLTKPLIHHLLPQNDSRRGIDRESSISKETLPLLSFDESATTNLLRAKDSLSMLLQRPVYTIHSYWRRFDDTYMRPIFCAPTTNEESV; encoded by the exons ATGGCCCTGTTCAATTACGTGAATTTTATTGGGCATAAGAACAGCCATGAGATGGTGGTTCCGATCACTCTGTTCGTGGCGATTTTGTGTATATGTTTGGTAATTGGCTCTTTATTCGAAGAAAATCGATGGGTTAACGAATCCATCACAGCCATTATCATT GGTCTCATATCAGGGACAATAATACTTCTGATAAGCAAGGGGAAAAGTTCTCACATACTCAGATTTAATGAAGAAGTGTTCTTCATTTATCTACTTCCACCGATAATATTTAACGCAGG ATTCCAAGTTAAGAAGAAGCAGTTTTTCCATAACTTCTTAACTATTATGTCGTTTGGAGTTATTGGTGTTTTCATATCATCAAGTATTATCGCATCGG GCAGCTGGTGGATATTTCCAAAGCTTAATTTCAATGGATTGACTATTCGTGACTACCTTG GTATTGGAGCAATATTTTCGTCAACGGATACTGTTTGCACACTGCAG GTTCTTCATCAAGACGAGACTCCGTTACTTTACAGCCTTGTCTTTGGGGAAGGAGTAGTGAATGATGCTACATCAGTTGTTCTATTCAATGCAGTGCAGAAGATTGATGTCGCAAGATTCAATGGCTGGTCGGCTTTCCATGTCTTTCTAGATTTTCTCTACCTGTTCTCCACAAGCACTTGTCTCGGAGTTGCT GTTGGACTAATAACATCATACATTCTGAAGGGCTTATATTTCGGAAG ACATTCTACCGTTCGTGAAATATCTCTCATGCTTCTGATGGCATATCTGTCTTACATGTTGGCTGAG CTTTGGAACCTCAGTGGGATTTTGACCGTCTTCTTTTCCGGAATCTTGATGTCTCACTATGCATGGCATAATGTGACTGATAGTTCAAGAATCACTACGAG GCATGCATTTGAAGCTATGTCTTTCATTGCCGAAACGTTCATATTCTTGTACGTGGGGATGGATGCGTTGGACATTGAAAAGTGGAAGATGAGCCAACAAAG TCTTGCTGGTAGTGTTTGGACTTCAATGGGAATATATGTTACTGTGCTCGTATTGATGGCTATTGGGCGTGCTGCTTTTGTGTtccctctctctgttctttccaATTTCATGAATCGAAATGCTAGAAGAACGCCGCCAATAACGTTCAAACATCAG ATAGTAATTTGGTGGGCTGGTCTTATGAGAGGGGCGGTTTCTATAGCCCTGGCGTTCAAGCAG TTCACTTTCTCTGGTGTTACCATTGATCCAGTACATGCGGTCATGGTTACGACTACAGTAGTTGTTGTGCTCTTCAGTACTCTG GTTTTTGGCTTCTTGACAAAGCCACTTATTCACCATTTGCTTCCGCAAAATGACAGTAGGAGAGGTATAGATAGAGAATCATCGATCTCAAAAGAGACGCTTCCTTTGCTTTCGTTTGATGAATCTGCTACAACCAATCTACTACGCGCGAAGGATAGCTTGTCCATGTTGCTTCAAAGACCTGTATATACAATCCATTCCTACTGGAGGAGGTTTGATGATACTTACATGAGACCGATATTTTGTGCACCAACCACAAATGAGGAGTCTGTATAG
- the LOC107002663 gene encoding heterogeneous nuclear ribonucleoprotein 1-like, whose amino-acid sequence MMESDLGKLFVGGISWDTDEDRLKEYFSSYGEVVEAVIMRDRNTGRARGFGFVVFADPVVAERVVKEKHMIDGRTVEAKKAVPRDDQQIINRNNSSIQGSPGGGRTKKIFVGGLASTVTESDFKTYFDQFGTITDVVVMYDHNTQRPRGFGFITYDSEEAVDRTLFKIFHELNGKMVEVKRAVPKELSPAPSRSPLMGYNYGLNRANNFLNNYAAQGYNLASVGGYGVRMDGRFSPVAGARAGFSQFASPAYGMGVNLDPALSPTFAGASNFSNNLGYGRILNPYFGANSSRYTTPIGYSTSNNRADSFLSSPTRNLWGNIGLNASASSGGPGSFVGSGSGNYGVFGNSSANWGSLISVPGGNSSGYGGGNFRSGENNYGLGSGGLGRNNAATTSSFTTSTGAYEGSYGDQFRGASVYGDRTWQGVSSDADGSGSFEYGLGNPADVSAKDSEDYIGNYNIANRQPNRGIAA is encoded by the exons ATGATGGAGTCAGATCTTGGTAAGCTATTCGTAGGTGGGATTTCTTGGGACACGGATGAGGATCGTCTTAAAGAATATTTCAGTTCATATGGAGAAGTGGTGGAAGCTGTGATCATGAGGGATCGTAATACTGGCCGTGCTCGTGGTTTTGGTTTTGTTGTCTTTGCTGATCCTGTTGTTGCTGAAAGAGTAGTTAAGGAGAAGCATATGATTGATGGACGAACG GTTGAGGCAAAGAAGGCTGTTCCTAGGGATGatcaacaaataataaatagaaacaaTAGCAGCATTCAAGGATCTCCAGGTGGCGGACGCACAAAAAAGATATTTGTAGGAGGTTTAGCATCTACTGTCACGGAGAGTGATTTTAAGACATACTTTGATCAGTTTGGTACAATTACAGATGTCGTAGTGATGTATGACCATAATACTCAGAGGCCAAGAGGGTTTGGATTTATAACTTATGATTCGGAGGAAGCAGTTGATAGGACTTTGTTTAAGATTTTTCATGAACTAAATGGTAAAATGGTTGAAGTAAAGCGTGCTGTACCGAAGGAGCTATCTCCAGCGCCTAGCCGTAGCCCTCTCATGGGATACAACTATGGACTCAATAGAGCCAACAACTTCCTCAACAACTATGCTGCTCAGGGTTATAATCTAGCGTCGGTTGGAGGATATGGGGTCAGGATGGATGGCAGGTTTAGTCCAGTTGCCGGTGCTCGTGCCGGTTTCTCTCAGTTTGCTTCTCCTGCTTATGGGATGGGTGTCAATTTGGACCCGGCGTTGAGCCCCACCTTTGCAGGTGCTTCCAACTTCAGCAATAATCTTGGATATGGACGGATACTAAACCCATATTTCGGTGCAAATTCAAGCAGATACACTACTCCTATTGGATATAGCACAAGCAACAATAGAGCGGATTCTTTTCTAAGCTCCCCAACCAGGAATTTATGGGGAAATATTGGCCTTAATGCTTCCGCAAGTTCTGGTGGTCCAGGTTCATTTGTAGGCTCTGGAAGCGGAAATTATGGCGTCTTTGGGAATAGTAGTGCTAATTGGGGTTCTCTTATTTCCGTTCCGGGTGGTAATTCTTCTGGATATGGTGGTGGAAATTTCAGGAGTGGGGAAAATAATTATGGGCTGGGATCTGGAGGACTTGGTAGAAATAATGCTGCTACAACCTCATCGTTTACAACATCAACTGGTGCTTACGAGGGGTCTTACGGAGATCAATTCCGTGGTGCTTCAGTGTATGGTGATCGAACTTGGCAAGGTGTGTCTTCTGATGCAGATGGTTCTGGTTCATTTGAATATGGTCTTGGAAATCCAGCTGATGTTTCTGCTAAAGATTCTGAGGATTATATCGGAAATTATAATATTGCAAATAGACAACCGAATAGAG GAATTGCAGCATAG
- the LOC107002566 gene encoding 40S ribosomal protein S8-like, translated as MGISRDSMHKRRATGGKKKAWRKKRKYEMGRQSANTKLVPNAKTVRRIRVRGGNVKWRALRLDTGNYSWGSEAVTRKTRLLDVVYNASNNELVRTQTLVKSAIVQVDAAPFKQWYLQHYGVEIGRKKKSAAKKEGEEAAEAAAEEKKSNHVQRKLEKRQQDRKIDPHIEEQFASGRLLAAISSRPGQCGRADGYILEGKELEFYMKKLQKKKGKGASGATA; from the exons ATGG GTATCTCTCGGGATTCGATGCACAAGAGACGTGCCACTGGAGGCAAGAAGAAGGCATGGAGGAAGAAGCGAAA GTATGAGATGGGAAGACAGTCTGCAAATACAAAGTTGGTGCCTAATGCTAAGACTGTTAGGAGGATCAGGGTCCGAGGAGGCAATGTGAAGTGGCGTGCTTTGAGGTTGGACACTGGAAATTACTCTTGGGGTAGTGAAGCTGTTACTAGGAAGACCCGTTTATTGGATGTGGTCTACAATGCCTCAAACAACGAGTTGGTTAGAACACAAACTCTAGTGAAGAGTGCTATTGTGCAAGTTGATGCAGCTCCATTTAAACAGTGGTATCTCCAGCACTATGGTGTTGAAATTGGTCGCAAGAAGAAGAGTGCTGCCAAGAAGGAAGGAGAG GAGGCTGCTGAGGCTGCTGCAGAGGAGAAGAAAAGTAACCATGTCCAAAGAAAGCTGGAAAAACGTCAACAGGATCGTAAGATCGACCCACATATTGAAGAGCAATTTGCTAGTGGTCGTCTTTTGGCGGCAATCTCATCACGACCTGGCCAATGTGGTCGTGCTGATGG TTACATCTTGGAGGGTAAGGAACTGGAGTTTTACATGAAGAAGCTACAGAAAAAGAAAGGGAAGGGTGCAAGTGGTGCTACTGCTTAA
- the LOC107001818 gene encoding sodium/hydrogen exchanger 4 isoform X2, with protein MALFNYVNDTGSHEMVVPITVFVAILCFCLVIGHLLEENKWVNESITAIIIGLISGTIILLISKGKSSHILRFNEEVFFIYLLPPIIFNAGFQVKKKQFFHNFLTIMSFGVIGVFISSSIIASGSWWIFPKLNFNGLTIRDYLGIGAIFSSTDTVCTLQVLHQDETPLLYSLVFGEGVVNDATSVVLFNAVQKIDVARFNGWSAFHVFLDFLYLFSTSTCLGVAVGLITSYILKGLYFGRHSTVREISLMLLMAYLSYMLAELWNLSGILTVFFSGILMSHYAWHNVTDSSRITTRHAFEAMSFIAETFIFLYVGMDALDIEKWKMSQQSLAGSVWTSMGIYVTVLVLMAIGRAAFVFPLSVLSNFMNRNARRTPPITFKHQIVIWWAGLMRGAVSIALAFKQFTFSGVTIDPVHAVMVTTTVVVVLFSTLVFGFLTKPLIHHLLPQNDSRRGIDRESSISKETLPLLSFDESATTNLLRAKDSLSMLLQRPVYTIHSYWRRFDDTYMRPIFCAPTTNEESV; from the exons ATGGCACTGTTCAATTATGTGAATGATACTGGCAGCCATGAGATGGTGGTTCCCATAACTGTCTTCGTTGCgattttgtgtttttgtttaGTGATTGGGCATTTACTCGAAGAAAATAAATGGGTTAACGAATCCATCACCGCCATTATCATT GGTCTCATATCAGGGACAATAATACTTCTGATAAGCAAGGGGAAAAGTTCTCACATACTCAGATTTAATGAAGAAGTGTTCTTCATTTATCTACTTCCACCGATAATATTTAACGCAGG ATTCCAAGTTAAGAAGAAGCAGTTTTTCCATAACTTCTTAACTATTATGTCGTTTGGAGTTATTGGTGTTTTCATATCATCAAGTATTATCGCATCGG GCAGCTGGTGGATATTTCCAAAGCTTAATTTCAATGGATTGACTATTCGTGACTACCTTG GTATTGGAGCAATATTTTCGTCAACGGATACTGTTTGCACACTGCAG GTTCTTCATCAAGACGAGACTCCGTTACTTTACAGCCTTGTCTTTGGGGAAGGAGTAGTGAATGATGCTACATCAGTTGTTCTATTCAATGCAGTGCAGAAGATTGATGTCGCAAGATTCAATGGCTGGTCGGCTTTCCATGTCTTTCTAGATTTTCTCTACCTGTTCTCCACAAGCACTTGTCTCGGAGTTGCT GTTGGACTAATAACATCATACATTCTGAAGGGCTTATATTTCGGAAG ACATTCTACCGTTCGTGAAATATCTCTCATGCTTCTGATGGCATATCTGTCTTACATGTTGGCTGAG CTTTGGAACCTCAGTGGGATTTTGACCGTCTTCTTTTCCGGAATCTTGATGTCTCACTATGCATGGCATAATGTGACTGATAGTTCAAGAATCACTACGAG GCATGCATTTGAAGCTATGTCTTTCATTGCCGAAACGTTCATATTCTTGTACGTGGGGATGGATGCGTTGGACATTGAAAAGTGGAAGATGAGCCAACAAAG TCTTGCTGGTAGTGTTTGGACTTCAATGGGAATATATGTTACTGTGCTCGTATTGATGGCTATTGGGCGTGCTGCTTTTGTGTtccctctctctgttctttccaATTTCATGAATCGAAATGCTAGAAGAACGCCGCCAATAACGTTCAAACATCAG ATAGTAATTTGGTGGGCTGGTCTTATGAGAGGGGCGGTTTCTATAGCCCTGGCGTTCAAGCAG TTCACTTTCTCTGGTGTTACCATTGATCCAGTACATGCGGTCATGGTTACGACTACAGTAGTTGTTGTGCTCTTCAGTACTCTG GTTTTTGGCTTCTTGACAAAGCCACTTATTCACCATTTGCTTCCGCAAAATGACAGTAGGAGAGGTATAGATAGAGAATCATCGATCTCAAAAGAGACGCTTCCTTTGCTTTCGTTTGATGAATCTGCTACAACCAATCTACTACGCGCGAAGGATAGCTTGTCCATGTTGCTTCAAAGACCTGTATATACAATCCATTCCTACTGGAGGAGGTTTGATGATACTTACATGAGACCGATATTTTGTGCACCAACCACAAATGAGGAGTCTGTATAG